A genome region from Vicia villosa cultivar HV-30 ecotype Madison, WI unplaced genomic scaffold, Vvil1.0 ctg.000011F_1_1, whole genome shotgun sequence includes the following:
- the LOC131621897 gene encoding uncharacterized protein LOC131621897: MEFRSKSCRDEKLQIEGKVAAPKSMQDLRCYSANYVYNPNQTCNKEVKMKRAKSTSKSWRFDDAELQRKKRVAGYKLYGAEGKMKGSLRKSFKWIKNTYTQAIYGWW, translated from the coding sequence ATGGAGTTTAGATCAAAGTCATGCAGAGATGAGAAGCTACAGATTGAAGGCAAGGTGGCGGCACCAAAGAGCATGCAGGATCTGAGGTGTTATAGTGCTAACTATGTTTATAATCCAAACCAGACATGTAATAaggaggtgaagatgaagagagcaAAAAGCACTTCAAAGAGTTGGAGATTCGATGATGCTGAGTTGCAGAGGAAAAAGAGAGTTGCTGGTTATAAATTGTATGGTGCTGAAGGGAAAATGAAAGGGTCTTTGAGAAAGAGTTTCAAGTGGATCAAAAACACTTACACTCAAGCTATCTATGGATGGTGGTAA
- the LOC131621898 gene encoding casein kinase 1-like protein 2, translating into MEPRIGNKFRLGRKIGSGSFGEIYLGTNIQTNEEVAIKLENVKTKHPQLLYESKLYKVLQGGTGIPNVRWFGVEGEYNVLVMDLLGPSLEDLFSFCSRKLSLKTVLMLADQMINRVEYIHSKSFLHRDIKPDNFLMGLGRRANQVYAIDFGLAKKYRDTSTHQHIPYRENKNLTGTARYASMNTHLGIEQSRRDDLESLGYVLMYFLRGSLPWQGLKAGTKKQKYEKISEKKVSTSIESLCRGYPSEFASYFHYCRSLRFDDKPDYAYLKRLFRDLFIREGFQFDYVFDWTILKYQQSQIATPPSRAVGSGAGPSSGIPPAVVSAADRPTGGEESRHAGWSSSDPARRRNSGPIANDVNLSRQKAPVPSDSASKDAMLSSSNFFRPSGSTRRVGAVSNSRDAVVGSEIDPSLPLTRDGSPGSLLKTSGAQRNSPITSSELKGTSSSRNTSNIKNFESTLRGIESMNFNDEKVQY; encoded by the exons ATGGAGCCTCGTATTGGGAACAAATTTCGTCTTGGCCGCAAGATTGGTAGCGGATCCTTCGGCGAGATCTATCTCG GTACAAATATTCAGACAAATGAAGAGGTTGCAATCAAGCTT GAAAATGTCAAAACCAAACATCCTCAATTGTTGTATGAATCAAAGTTGTATAAAGTACTTCAAGGAGGAA CTGGTATCCCAAATGTGAGATGGTTTGGTGTTGAAGGAGAGTACAATGTTCTTGTGATGGATTTACTAGGACCTAGTCTCGAGGATTTATTCAGTTTTTGTAGTCGCAAATTGTCCCTTAAAACCGTTCTCATGCTTGCTGATCAGATG ATAAATCGAGTTGAATATattcattccaaatcatttttacaTAGGGACATCAAGCCAGACAACTTCCTGATGGGTTTGGGGAGGCGTGCTAATCAA GTTTATGCCATTGACTTTGGTCTCGCTAAAAAATACAGAGACACCTCTACCCATCAGCATATTCCTTACAG AGAGAATAAAAATTTGACAGGAACTGCTAGATATGCTAGTATGAATACACATCTTGGAATTG AGCAAAGCCGTAGGGACGACTTAGAATCACTTGGATATGTTCTTATGTACTTTTTGAGAGGAAG TCTTCCATGGCAGGGATTGAAAGCAGGTACTAAGAAACAGAAGTATGAAAAAATCAGCGAGAAAAAAGTTTCGACTTCTATTGAG TCCTTGTGTCGTGGCTACCCCTCCGAATTTGCTTCGTACTTCCATTACTGTCGGTCGTTGCGGTTTGATGATAAACCAGATTATGCATATTTGAAAAGGCTTTTTCGTGACCTTTTCATTCGTGAAG GGTTCCAGTTTGATTATGTCTTTGATTGGACCATTTTGAAGTATCAGCAATCTCAAATTGCCACTCCTCCTTCACGTGCCGTT GGTTCTGGTGCTGGGCCAAGTTCTGGCATACCACCAGCTGTTGTGAGTGCTGCTGATAGACCGACgg GTGGGGAAGAGAGTAGACATGCTGGTTGGTCTTCATCAGATCCTGCTCGTAGAAGAAACTCTGGACCCATTGCAAATGATGTAAACTTATCTAGACAAAAAGCCCCGGTTCCAAGTGACTCTGCATCTAAAGATGCTATG TTGTCTAGTTCTAATTTCTTCCGACCAAGTGGATCTACAAGACGAGTAGGTGCTGTTTCCAACAGTCGTGATGCAGTTGTTGGCAGTGAAATTGATCCGTCTCTTCCTCTTACAAGGGATGGTAGTCCTGGATCACTCCTTAAAACCTCTGGTGCTCAAAGAAATTCACCTATCACATCATCGGAGCTCAAAGGAACATCTTCCAGCAGAAACACATCAAACATAAAGAATTTTGAGTCAACTCTCCGAGGTATTGAGAGCATGAATTTCAACGACGAGAAGGTACAGTATTAG